One window from the genome of Desulforamulus ruminis DSM 2154 encodes:
- a CDS encoding cold-shock protein, giving the protein MMQGTVKWFNAEKGFGFIEVEGGGKDVFAHFSAITGDGYKTLEEGQRVEFNIVEGNRGPQAENIVKL; this is encoded by the coding sequence ATGATGCAAGGTACAGTTAAATGGTTTAATGCGGAGAAGGGTTTTGGCTTTATTGAAGTGGAAGGCGGCGGCAAAGATGTTTTTGCCCATTTCAGCGCCATAACCGGTGACGGCTACAAAACCCTGGAAGAAGGCCAACGCGTTGAATTCAACATAGTAGAAGGCAATCGCGGACCACAAGCAGAAAACATTGTAAAGTTATAA
- the sauS gene encoding acylating sulfoacetaldehyde dehydrogenase, whose protein sequence is MSERDVQGIVAELVRKARGAMEQIKDYSQEQANELVQAVAWAIYRQDRAEELARIAVQDTGLGKYEDKVLKNRRKTFGALRDLLDPQAKSVGIIKVDRKKGILEIAKPVGVVAAVCPSTNPGATPANKSMFALKSKNAVILAPSPKGATTCAKFLAYVHEELAKIQAPQDLVQMLPAPVSKELTYELMKQADMVTVTGSGKNVATGQSCGTPNACVSAGNVVSIVDRTASLGDAASRITKSKTFDYATSCSSDNAIVVEAGVYDQMIEELKKQGAYLCNEQEKAQLQKAMWDEATGKRKGATTAKSAEVMAAAAGFTNPEAKQASFFLVEETGVGRSYPFSGEKLALVAALYKVKDFSDALEITKRILNYVGRGHSCGLHTTDESHIERIGFEMDVCRIMINQIQCFGNGGNFNNGMNFTLSMGGGTWAGNNIGDNLNYKHFMNITKVSRTIPEVIPSEEKLFGSYWSKYGK, encoded by the coding sequence ATGAGTGAACGGGATGTTCAAGGAATCGTCGCGGAATTAGTGCGCAAGGCCCGTGGGGCCATGGAGCAAATTAAAGACTACAGCCAGGAACAAGCCAATGAATTGGTCCAGGCGGTTGCCTGGGCTATTTACCGGCAGGACCGTGCGGAGGAGTTGGCCAGAATAGCCGTACAGGATACCGGCCTAGGCAAATATGAAGATAAGGTCCTTAAAAATCGGCGTAAGACCTTTGGCGCTTTGCGGGACTTATTGGACCCTCAGGCCAAATCCGTAGGCATTATTAAAGTGGATCGCAAAAAAGGGATTCTGGAAATTGCCAAACCCGTAGGCGTTGTGGCGGCCGTATGTCCTTCCACCAACCCCGGAGCAACACCGGCCAATAAATCCATGTTTGCCCTTAAAAGTAAAAACGCCGTCATTCTCGCCCCCTCCCCCAAAGGAGCCACCACCTGCGCCAAATTTCTTGCCTATGTCCATGAAGAATTGGCCAAGATCCAGGCGCCCCAAGACCTGGTGCAGATGCTTCCGGCACCGGTTTCCAAGGAATTAACCTATGAGTTGATGAAGCAGGCCGATATGGTGACGGTTACAGGATCCGGCAAAAACGTGGCAACGGGACAGTCCTGCGGCACTCCCAATGCCTGCGTCAGCGCGGGAAATGTGGTTTCCATCGTAGATCGCACGGCAAGCCTCGGGGATGCGGCCTCCAGGATTACCAAAAGTAAAACTTTTGACTATGCCACCAGTTGTTCCAGCGATAACGCCATTGTTGTGGAAGCCGGCGTCTATGATCAAATGATTGAAGAACTAAAAAAACAGGGCGCTTATTTATGCAATGAACAGGAGAAAGCTCAACTGCAAAAAGCCATGTGGGATGAAGCCACGGGCAAACGCAAGGGAGCAACCACGGCAAAATCCGCAGAGGTTATGGCCGCAGCAGCCGGTTTTACCAATCCCGAGGCCAAACAAGCCTCCTTCTTTCTGGTTGAAGAAACGGGAGTGGGTCGCTCTTATCCTTTTTCCGGGGAAAAACTGGCACTGGTGGCGGCCTTATACAAAGTCAAGGACTTTTCCGACGCACTGGAAATTACCAAAAGGATTCTCAATTATGTTGGGCGGGGCCATTCCTGCGGGTTGCACACCACCGATGAATCCCATATTGAACGCATTGGCTTTGAAATGGATGTCTGCCGTATCATGATCAACCAAATACAGTGCTTTGGTAACGGAGGCAATTTTAATAACGGTATGAATTTTACCCTTTCCATGGGCGGCGGGACCTGGGCGGGGAATAATATCGGGGATAACTTGAATTATAAACATTTTATGAATATCACCAAAGTATCCAGGACCATCCCGGAGGTGATCCCCTCGGAAGAAAAACTTTTTGGTTCCTATTGGTCCAAGTACGGAAAATAG
- the xsc gene encoding sulfoacetaldehyde acetyltransferase, with amino-acid sequence MTKLKMTPSEAIVETLLQEKVEHVTGIVGSAFMDMLDLFPTAGIHFIPVRHEQSAAHMEDAYTRVTGKCGVCVGQNGPGITNMVTSVAAANMAHTPLVVISPSAGTPTIGWDGFQECDQVSVFRAITKATVRVPHPKRAADCLRTAFRIAYAERGAVLYDIPRDYFYGELEERILAPHQYRVDARGCGSRESLNRAVELLAQAQRPVIVSGRGVVDSQAKDIVAKIAEHLTAPVAVTYLHNDGFYADHELMVGPIGYMGSKAAMYSLQEADVILAIGTRLSVFGTLPQYDIHYFPEDAKIIQIDINPKHIARTHPVEVGIVGDAKEASLEILKGLEAKIPQPQINEERLNQISARQQDWEEETVNLAMVDGNPINPRRALLEIQRALPQNAIVATDIGNVASTANTYLRFRDKGMHIAALTFGNTGFAYPAALGAQLGRPEAPVAAIIGDGAWGMSLHEVSTAVEQNLPVVACVFRNGAWCAEKKNQVDFYNNRFVGADIPNPESFVPVAQAMGAQGIRVDSPSQVGEALDQALKSRKPTVLEIVCDGTQLAPPFRKDALALPTRHLPQYSHLDYKNWE; translated from the coding sequence ATGACCAAGCTAAAAATGACCCCCAGCGAAGCCATTGTTGAAACACTATTGCAGGAAAAGGTAGAACACGTTACCGGGATTGTTGGCTCGGCCTTTATGGATATGCTGGATCTCTTTCCCACAGCCGGGATTCATTTTATCCCGGTGCGCCACGAACAGTCTGCGGCCCATATGGAGGACGCTTACACCCGGGTCACGGGTAAATGCGGCGTCTGCGTGGGACAAAACGGCCCCGGAATTACCAACATGGTTACCTCGGTGGCGGCTGCCAATATGGCTCACACTCCCCTGGTTGTTATATCCCCTTCTGCGGGTACTCCCACCATCGGCTGGGACGGCTTCCAGGAGTGTGACCAGGTGTCTGTTTTCCGGGCCATTACTAAAGCCACGGTACGGGTTCCCCATCCCAAAAGGGCTGCCGACTGCCTGAGAACGGCCTTCCGTATCGCTTATGCCGAACGGGGTGCGGTGCTTTATGACATTCCCCGAGATTATTTTTACGGCGAGCTGGAGGAACGCATCCTGGCTCCCCACCAATATCGTGTGGATGCCCGAGGCTGCGGTTCCCGGGAGTCCCTGAACCGGGCCGTCGAACTGTTGGCCCAGGCCCAACGCCCGGTCATTGTATCCGGCCGGGGCGTTGTAGATTCCCAGGCCAAAGACATCGTGGCCAAAATTGCCGAACACTTGACCGCCCCGGTTGCGGTTACCTACCTCCATAACGACGGCTTTTACGCCGATCATGAACTGATGGTGGGACCCATCGGGTATATGGGCTCCAAAGCCGCCATGTATTCCCTGCAGGAGGCGGACGTCATTCTGGCTATCGGAACCAGGCTTTCCGTGTTTGGCACCTTACCCCAGTATGACATTCACTATTTCCCGGAAGACGCCAAGATCATTCAAATTGACATTAATCCCAAGCACATTGCCCGGACTCATCCCGTTGAGGTAGGTATCGTCGGCGATGCCAAAGAAGCCAGCCTGGAAATCCTAAAGGGCCTGGAGGCCAAAATTCCCCAGCCGCAAATCAATGAGGAGCGTTTAAACCAGATTAGCGCCCGGCAGCAGGATTGGGAAGAAGAAACCGTCAACCTGGCCATGGTGGACGGCAACCCCATCAATCCCCGGCGGGCGTTATTGGAAATTCAAAGGGCCCTGCCCCAGAATGCCATTGTAGCCACAGACATTGGCAACGTGGCCTCCACCGCCAACACCTACCTGCGTTTTCGGGATAAGGGCATGCACATCGCCGCTTTAACCTTTGGTAATACCGGCTTTGCCTACCCCGCCGCCCTTGGTGCGCAATTGGGCCGCCCGGAGGCTCCGGTGGCGGCCATTATTGGGGATGGCGCCTGGGGTATGAGCCTGCATGAAGTCAGTACGGCGGTTGAACAAAATCTGCCCGTGGTGGCTTGTGTGTTTAGAAACGGGGCCTGGTGCGCGGAGAAGAAAAATCAGGTGGACTTTTATAACAACCGTTTTGTGGGTGCGGACATTCCCAATCCCGAAAGCTTTGTCCCGGTGGCCCAGGCCATGGGCGCCCAGGGCATCCGTGTAGACAGTCCCAGCCAGGTGGGAGAAGCCCTGGACCAGGCCTTGAAGAGCCGGAAGCCTACGGTTCTCGAAATTGTTTGTGACGGTACGCAGCTTGCTCCTCCCTTCCGGAAGGATGCCCTTGCCCTGCCCACCCGCCACCTGCCCCAATATTCTCACCTGGATTATAAAAACTGGGAGTAA
- a CDS encoding HAMP domain-containing sensor histidine kinase, giving the protein MATRWKNKVGLVAWILLFTFGLSGTLSGVFHGSEYLQRDYFQTQRFDDQLSQFTDYLNLFELNNPGKEEMKKEITVTDDEVNEYRYRYGELPVQIADIQDQYEGKIQDALANRNNELANIYTAERDEKIKDITNNFKNDEYVREKIIKEKEQEIDEYFRNLESHRPEFTRLNTEFKYYLKDTATGEVFTNLTAVTDRNVDEWINSRNTLFIRSYPTAEQGYLSTGEQMNYWGYNETVDSFAKNRMFEGKIAVAKATAGASSIIRSYNGYQEKQRIFFIYALSSVIALGISIYLYKKIPLSQLVAGEKWQGAYNLIPIDVSVISLTFFGLFTLTLLTMNEVNGSPPVFIKETLFHAIGTALLVAITAVQGFFLWQRIMNGCGLKEEWRNSLLCRVYRGIKDAFLIRSVGIQVLIVLLLVFAFGAGIVIVGIEPRVLLVYAPVCLVIGLPMIYFIARSTGYFNRIVGHTGELVQGNLEPDLPVKGKSPLAHLAQHINALKHGVKTSQREQAKSERLKTELITNVSHDLRTPLTSVITYTELLKTPGLAEEDREAYIQIIDRKAKRLKVLIDDLFEASKMASGSIELVKDRVDLVQLLQQALAEHNETMSKSTLQIRVSKPDKPLYALVDGQKLWRVFDNLLVNIFKYSLENTRVYISAKALPDKAVIVFKNVAKYELGEDVDELFERFKRGDASRHTEGSGLGLAIAKSIVDLHGGSLEIEVDGDLFKTTVSLNTLD; this is encoded by the coding sequence TTGGCTACAAGATGGAAAAATAAAGTCGGCCTGGTGGCCTGGATATTATTGTTTACCTTTGGCTTGAGCGGCACCCTATCGGGAGTGTTTCACGGAAGTGAGTACCTTCAAAGAGATTATTTCCAAACCCAGAGGTTTGATGATCAACTCAGTCAATTTACTGATTACTTAAATCTATTTGAGTTAAATAATCCGGGTAAAGAAGAAATGAAAAAAGAGATTACCGTTACCGACGATGAAGTAAATGAGTATCGCTACCGCTATGGAGAGCTGCCTGTGCAAATTGCGGATATCCAGGATCAATACGAAGGTAAAATTCAAGATGCCTTGGCAAACCGGAACAATGAATTGGCCAATATCTATACTGCCGAAAGAGATGAAAAAATAAAAGATATCACTAATAACTTTAAAAACGACGAATATGTTCGGGAAAAAATTATAAAAGAAAAAGAACAGGAGATTGACGAGTATTTCCGGAACTTGGAAAGTCATCGTCCGGAGTTTACAAGGCTTAATACCGAGTTTAAGTATTATTTAAAGGATACTGCAACCGGTGAAGTCTTTACCAATTTAACTGCAGTAACCGATAGGAACGTAGATGAGTGGATAAACAGCCGGAATACCCTATTTATCCGCAGTTATCCTACGGCAGAGCAGGGCTATCTTTCAACCGGGGAACAGATGAATTATTGGGGATATAACGAGACGGTCGATTCATTTGCCAAAAACCGGATGTTCGAAGGAAAAATCGCGGTGGCTAAAGCAACAGCCGGAGCAAGCAGTATCATCAGGAGTTATAATGGCTATCAAGAAAAACAAAGAATCTTTTTCATCTACGCCTTGAGTTCCGTAATCGCTTTAGGCATCAGTATTTATTTGTACAAGAAGATACCTTTATCCCAGCTCGTTGCCGGGGAAAAATGGCAAGGAGCCTATAATCTAATCCCCATTGACGTAAGTGTGATCAGTCTGACTTTTTTCGGGTTATTTACGTTAACGCTGTTGACCATGAATGAGGTGAATGGCAGCCCTCCGGTTTTTATTAAAGAAACTCTTTTTCATGCAATAGGGACCGCCCTTTTGGTTGCGATAACCGCTGTTCAGGGATTTTTTCTTTGGCAGAGGATAATGAATGGCTGTGGGCTGAAGGAAGAATGGCGAAATAGTTTGCTCTGCCGGGTTTACCGGGGGATTAAGGACGCCTTTTTAATCCGCAGCGTGGGGATCCAGGTTTTAATTGTTTTGCTGCTGGTATTTGCTTTCGGCGCGGGGATTGTAATTGTTGGGATTGAGCCCCGGGTCCTGCTGGTTTATGCTCCGGTATGTCTGGTCATCGGGCTTCCCATGATCTATTTCATCGCAAGGAGCACCGGCTATTTTAACCGTATTGTGGGTCACACGGGTGAACTGGTGCAGGGAAATCTGGAACCGGACTTGCCGGTAAAAGGCAAATCGCCGTTGGCTCATTTGGCACAACATATCAATGCCTTAAAGCACGGGGTTAAAACCTCCCAAAGGGAGCAAGCGAAGAGTGAACGATTAAAAACAGAACTGATTACCAATGTCAGCCACGACTTACGAACACCGCTAACTTCCGTGATTACCTATACCGAACTGCTGAAAACCCCGGGCCTGGCCGAAGAAGACCGTGAAGCATACATCCAGATCATTGATCGCAAAGCCAAACGCCTAAAGGTATTGATTGACGACCTTTTTGAAGCGTCAAAAATGGCCAGCGGCAGCATTGAACTGGTAAAGGACAGAGTGGATCTGGTTCAGCTTTTACAACAGGCACTGGCTGAGCACAACGAAACCATGAGTAAGTCAACTTTGCAAATTCGGGTGTCAAAGCCGGATAAACCCCTTTACGCCCTGGTGGACGGACAAAAACTATGGCGCGTTTTTGATAATCTGCTGGTCAATATTTTTAAATATTCCTTAGAAAATACCCGGGTCTATATTTCCGCCAAGGCTTTACCCGACAAAGCGGTTATTGTATTTAAAAATGTGGCCAAATATGAGCTTGGCGAAGATGTGGATGAGCTGTTTGAACGCTTTAAACGGGGCGATGCATCCCGCCACACGGAAGGTTCCGGATTGGGACTGGCCATTGCCAAATCCATTGTGGATCTTCATGGCGGAAGTTTGGAGATTGAAGTAGACGGTGATTTGTTTAAAACAACGGTGTCTTTAAATACCCTGGATTGA
- a CDS encoding succinate--CoA ligase subunit beta, giving the protein MKLFEYQAKMLFQEQGIAVPAGRIMDDLNQLEETVSSIGFPCVLKAQVLQGGRGKAGLIAKVASMEEARTQAQRIFDLTSRKVLVESAVEFDHEIYLSITVDPVSGSAMIMACLEGGVEIEEIARTSPEKIVVEYVDLAVGLMTYQAYNLVYALGLQGEQAKQGCQLLMKLYEVFQKYETDLVEINPLMITREGRLIAADGKVSLDDNALFRQGRFQITREYFNNDLEYEAAREGIPYIQFDGDIGLMCAGAGLTNIIFDLIHYAGGTVANYLEFGGPNYRKAHQCMEMMLSSNPKVILISTFGTIARADVMAQGIVEAVKDLKPTIPIITAIRGTGEEEAMALLKSVGLEPLNDTEEAVKRAVEFAGGGSK; this is encoded by the coding sequence ATGAAGCTATTTGAGTATCAGGCAAAGATGCTTTTTCAGGAGCAAGGCATTGCCGTTCCCGCAGGCAGGATCATGGATGATCTAAATCAATTGGAAGAGACCGTCTCAAGCATCGGTTTTCCTTGTGTTCTTAAAGCCCAGGTTTTACAAGGGGGCCGGGGCAAGGCCGGTTTAATCGCCAAGGTGGCTTCCATGGAAGAAGCCCGGACCCAGGCCCAGCGCATTTTTGACTTAACCAGCCGGAAAGTATTGGTCGAAAGCGCGGTTGAATTTGATCATGAGATCTACCTATCCATTACCGTTGATCCTGTCTCCGGATCAGCCATGATCATGGCTTGCCTAGAAGGGGGCGTTGAAATTGAAGAAATTGCCCGGACCAGCCCGGAAAAAATAGTTGTGGAATATGTTGATTTAGCGGTGGGTCTGATGACTTATCAGGCTTATAACCTGGTGTATGCCTTGGGACTTCAAGGTGAACAGGCCAAACAGGGCTGCCAGTTATTAATGAAACTATATGAGGTATTCCAAAAATATGAGACCGACTTGGTGGAAATCAATCCCTTGATGATTACCAGGGAGGGCCGTCTTATCGCCGCCGACGGCAAAGTAAGCCTGGATGATAATGCTTTATTCCGGCAGGGCCGTTTCCAAATCACCAGAGAATATTTTAATAATGATTTAGAATATGAAGCGGCCCGGGAAGGCATCCCTTACATCCAGTTTGACGGGGATATCGGCTTAATGTGTGCCGGCGCGGGCTTAACCAATATTATTTTTGATTTAATTCATTATGCCGGTGGAACGGTGGCCAATTATCTGGAATTTGGCGGCCCCAATTATCGCAAAGCCCATCAGTGCATGGAGATGATGCTCAGCAGCAATCCCAAAGTAATACTCATATCCACCTTTGGCACCATTGCCCGGGCGGACGTTATGGCCCAGGGGATTGTGGAAGCGGTGAAAGATTTAAAACCAACCATTCCCATCATCACCGCCATTCGGGGCACCGGGGAAGAAGAAGCCATGGCCTTACTAAAAAGTGTGGGGCTAGAACCGCTTAATGATACCGAGGAAGCGGTTAAACGAGCAGTGGAATTTGCAGGGGGTGGTTCCAAATGA
- a CDS encoding tripartite tricarboxylate transporter TctB family protein, with translation MPGRTLRKAVTENAFTLVLLAAAVLLFLSTNHFVYAAKPGRLGPDFWPKTVLILVMIMCLMEIGQSFLRKPTKPPEEIAVVDDEASQESKQKYPRLLYLGSALTLGYVGLVSTLGFFLTTFLYLVAFMYVGRYRQTAVIWISSLLGTVFLVFIFVKVVYVSLPIGKGPFAEVTYLIYRLLSIQ, from the coding sequence ATGCCAGGGCGGACGTTACGGAAAGCGGTTACAGAAAACGCATTTACACTGGTTCTTTTGGCGGCGGCAGTCCTCTTGTTTCTCAGCACCAACCATTTTGTCTATGCGGCCAAACCGGGCCGATTGGGCCCGGATTTTTGGCCCAAGACCGTGCTGATACTGGTTATGATTATGTGCCTGATGGAGATTGGCCAGAGCTTTCTTAGGAAGCCCACTAAACCTCCTGAAGAGATTGCAGTGGTTGATGATGAAGCTTCCCAAGAGTCCAAGCAAAAATACCCGCGGCTCCTTTACCTGGGCAGCGCGCTGACCTTAGGCTATGTGGGACTGGTCAGTACTCTGGGGTTCTTTTTAACCACTTTTTTATATCTGGTGGCCTTTATGTACGTAGGCCGGTACCGGCAGACTGCCGTAATCTGGATCAGCAGCTTATTAGGAACCGTTTTTCTCGTGTTTATATTTGTTAAGGTGGTTTATGTTTCCCTGCCCATTGGAAAAGGGCCCTTTGCTGAAGTAACTTATCTCATTTACAGGTTGTTAAGCATTCAGTAA
- a CDS encoding succinate--CoA ligase subunit alpha, with the protein MSIIIHSHTRILVQGATGKEGRFWVKHMIDYGTKVVAGVTPGKEGELVENIPVYHTVRRAMDHHPVDASLLFVPPRFAMGAIFEALDAGIKTIVVTADGIPLHEQVQIRRAAKSVGATVIGGNTTGIISTGKSMMGFFPFWLERVYKPGRIGVMTRSGSLTNEITAQIVKAGFGSTSIVGVGGDAVPFTRFAELLPLFQEDPNTAAVVMIGEVGGTMEEEVAESMKNGLFTKPLIAVMGGRTAPKGTKMGHAGAIITAGKGTVDDKIQALTQAGALVADRPSMVGTLLQRKLGSPCVSL; encoded by the coding sequence ATGAGCATCATTATTCATTCCCATACCCGCATTCTGGTACAGGGAGCTACAGGAAAAGAAGGGCGCTTCTGGGTAAAACACATGATTGATTACGGAACAAAGGTGGTCGCCGGCGTGACTCCCGGCAAAGAAGGTGAATTGGTGGAGAATATACCGGTCTACCATACGGTTCGCCGGGCTATGGATCATCATCCGGTGGACGCCTCCCTCCTTTTTGTTCCCCCGCGCTTTGCCATGGGGGCCATTTTTGAAGCTCTAGATGCGGGAATTAAAACCATCGTAGTCACTGCCGACGGCATCCCTTTACATGAGCAGGTGCAGATCCGCAGAGCGGCTAAATCCGTTGGGGCTACGGTCATCGGCGGAAATACCACCGGCATAATCTCCACCGGGAAATCAATGATGGGATTTTTCCCCTTCTGGCTGGAACGGGTCTATAAACCGGGCCGCATTGGCGTCATGACCCGAAGCGGCTCGTTAACCAATGAAATTACGGCCCAAATCGTTAAGGCCGGCTTCGGGTCAACCTCCATTGTAGGTGTCGGGGGCGACGCGGTTCCCTTTACACGTTTTGCAGAACTGCTGCCCCTGTTTCAGGAAGATCCCAACACTGCTGCGGTGGTGATGATTGGCGAGGTTGGCGGAACCATGGAAGAGGAAGTTGCCGAATCAATGAAAAACGGCTTGTTTACAAAACCCCTCATCGCCGTCATGGGCGGCAGAACCGCACCTAAAGGAACCAAGATGGGTCACGCCGGGGCAATTATTACAGCCGGCAAAGGAACGGTTGACGATAAAATTCAGGCTTTAACCCAGGCCGGAGCACTGGTTGCCGACCGCCCCAGCATGGTTGGCACCCTGCTGCAAAGGAAACTGGGCAGTCCTTGCGTATCCCTGTAA
- a CDS encoding CarD family transcriptional regulator yields the protein MFQIGDKVFYPMHGAGIIEAIEEKEILGNKQFYYIMNIRNMQVMFPLESNIPIRPIVDLDILEDVFTTFNDGELEPSLKPNQRYRSNMNKMKSGDIYQGAQVIRELMLMGKKRALAAGDKAMLDNAMQILISELVLVKGIAEEQALDLLNDAINN from the coding sequence GTGTTTCAAATTGGCGATAAAGTTTTTTATCCTATGCATGGGGCTGGTATTATTGAAGCCATTGAAGAAAAGGAAATTCTTGGTAACAAGCAGTTTTACTATATCATGAACATTCGAAACATGCAAGTAATGTTTCCTCTGGAGTCTAACATTCCCATTAGACCCATTGTAGATTTAGATATACTGGAAGACGTATTTACTACTTTCAATGATGGAGAATTAGAACCATCCCTTAAGCCGAACCAGAGATACCGCAGCAACATGAATAAAATGAAGAGTGGCGATATTTACCAGGGAGCTCAGGTGATCCGGGAGCTCATGCTCATGGGTAAAAAGAGAGCCCTTGCCGCAGGGGATAAAGCCATGTTGGATAATGCCATGCAAATATTAATCAGTGAACTTGTACTGGTAAAAGGCATCGCTGAAGAACAAGCCCTTGATTTGCTGAACGATGCTATTAATAATTAG
- a CDS encoding response regulator transcription factor translates to MDHYFVLVVDDEEEIRDAVEIYLKNEGITVIKAKDGIEAIEKLNEQVIHLIILDVMMPRLDGIATTFKIREKKNIPIIILSAKTEDTDKILGLQVGADDYVTKPFNPLELVARVKSQLRRYVTLGTYEGIRKVIDLKGLTLDQSAKEVTVHGEVVKLTPLEYKIVELLMTNAGRVFSINEIYERVWREPGYNAENTVAVHIRKIREKIEIDPKNPRYLKVVWGIGYKMEK, encoded by the coding sequence ATGGATCATTACTTTGTGTTGGTTGTGGATGATGAAGAAGAAATCCGGGATGCCGTAGAAATCTATTTGAAAAATGAAGGCATCACCGTTATAAAAGCAAAGGACGGGATTGAAGCCATTGAAAAATTAAATGAGCAGGTGATTCATCTCATTATTTTGGATGTCATGATGCCCCGTCTGGATGGAATTGCCACAACCTTTAAGATCCGGGAAAAGAAAAACATTCCCATTATTATTTTAAGTGCCAAAACCGAGGATACCGATAAAATTTTAGGGCTGCAAGTTGGCGCCGACGATTATGTCACAAAGCCCTTTAATCCGCTGGAATTGGTGGCCCGGGTCAAATCCCAGTTAAGAAGATATGTCACTTTGGGCACCTACGAAGGAATCAGAAAGGTGATTGATCTGAAGGGCCTTACACTGGACCAGTCTGCCAAAGAAGTGACGGTTCACGGGGAGGTTGTCAAGCTAACCCCCCTTGAATACAAAATTGTTGAATTATTAATGACCAATGCCGGACGGGTATTTTCAATCAATGAAATTTATGAGCGGGTGTGGAGGGAACCCGGCTATAATGCGGAAAACACCGTTGCTGTACATATTCGTAAAATTCGAGAGAAGATTGAGATTGATCCAAAAAATCCAAGATATTTAAAGGTGGTATGGGGAATTGGCTACAAGATGGAAAAATAA
- a CDS encoding tripartite tricarboxylate transporter substrate binding protein: MKKLRRALVALSLLLLAVCLNGCGGSEEPATAQKANYPERPIEFIVPWGPGGGADQLARLVSKEAEKELKVSLPVINVPGATGATGMAKLLAAEANGQSISVYIADTHATMNTGKATWKLEDFTPICIMLKSPSYLFVKADSPFKTWADFEKAAKENPGKFKVGILGEGSLDDVTLSYLESKGIKVTGVPFPSPGERYTSILGGHVDLLYEQAGDVRQYLENQQIRPLIIFNEERDPAFKDVPCSKELGYEIYLPQFRSIIVKAGTDPEKVNILAETLKKVYDTAEYQKFLQDQYASKDSYSGPEDTKLYLQQELDNMKALLAK, encoded by the coding sequence ATGAAGAAGCTGCGGAGGGCTTTGGTCGCACTCTCCCTTTTACTCCTGGCAGTTTGTTTAAACGGATGTGGTGGATCGGAAGAACCGGCCACCGCTCAAAAAGCAAACTACCCGGAAAGACCCATTGAGTTTATTGTTCCCTGGGGACCCGGCGGCGGAGCGGATCAATTGGCCCGGTTAGTGTCTAAAGAAGCTGAAAAGGAATTAAAGGTTTCCCTGCCGGTGATTAATGTGCCCGGCGCCACCGGCGCAACGGGCATGGCCAAATTACTGGCGGCAGAAGCCAACGGCCAGTCCATATCCGTTTATATTGCCGATACCCATGCCACCATGAATACCGGAAAAGCAACCTGGAAACTGGAGGACTTTACCCCCATATGCATCATGCTGAAATCCCCTTCCTATCTGTTTGTAAAGGCCGACAGTCCCTTTAAAACCTGGGCGGACTTTGAAAAAGCCGCTAAAGAAAATCCGGGTAAATTTAAAGTGGGCATCCTGGGAGAAGGAAGCCTGGACGATGTTACGCTCAGTTACCTGGAGTCAAAAGGGATTAAAGTGACCGGCGTGCCTTTTCCCAGTCCCGGCGAGCGTTATACGTCCATACTGGGCGGCCATGTGGACTTGCTTTATGAACAGGCGGGAGATGTGCGCCAATACCTGGAGAACCAGCAAATCAGACCGCTTATCATCTTTAATGAAGAACGGGATCCGGCCTTTAAAGATGTCCCCTGTTCCAAAGAACTGGGTTATGAAATCTACTTGCCTCAATTCCGTTCCATCATCGTAAAGGCGGGTACCGACCCGGAAAAGGTCAACATTCTGGCAGAAACCCTTAAGAAGGTTTATGACACGGCGGAGTACCAAAAATTCCTGCAGGATCAATACGCCTCGAAGGACAGTTATTCCGGGCCCGAAGATACCAAGCTTTATCTGCAACAGGAATTAGATAATATGAAAGCTCTGCTGGCAAAGTAG